TTTGGCACACGGGAAGGGTTTCAAATGAAGGTATGTTCTCGACTTACTACCTGCTCTCTCCCTTCTTGTTTATCATAGGGTACTAGCTAGTTACTAAGCCCTCCTTTAAGATTTTGTATCTCATATCTTTTAAATTCTCATTGAGTGACTAGAGCATAAATTGTGGTGGAATTAGTCCATGTGTCTAGAGGAACAAAAAACTTCCATGAGAAAAACTTTCCTACTCCTAAAAAATCCTAGAATTTACTAAATTATGATCTGAGTCACCTGACTACGTATACTAGTAAAATAGTGTGAAATACAAAAATACAACAATATCCAAAAAAGCCCTGGCACCTCATTCTTGAATTTAAAGCCTCACTTCTTAAACTGCAGCACCTAAGAGGCTTCTTTTTTACTTGGTAAACTGTCTCTGCATACCAAATGGTTTCATCCTCAGTGCCTTGTTAGAATGCCATTATTGTCATTGTAGCTTGTAAGAAGTCATCAATCTCCGCTTGTATGTTCTGTTGATCTATAAGAGGTCATCTACCATGATTATTTGGTGTGACAATTTTGTGACACGGAAAAAAAATTCCATTACTACTTATATCATCTGTGTTGGAGACCTCACGTACTTGACCCGTACGCACATAGAAAGCATGGATTGTGGAGATAAGAGGGCTGTTATCCATGACTAATCCAATGACAATTGCTTTCGTTTTAATATATGTATAAGTGTGCTATGTCTTCGATATTTATGAAGAAACTTTTTTCCTGGTGTGGGCTAATGAATTCTCatctgttttataaaataaagtaCTTAAAATTTACCAAATGTAAGGCCTTCTATATGTTTGAtactataaataaatatatttgccTTATAACCGTATACAGGTTTTCAGCCAAATGGGCAAGCTCCAATCTCTAGCACGGACAAGCCATTGACGCCTCAACTTAGTGCTAATGCTCTTGATGTTGAACAATTCTCACCTCCACGGCGGCTAAAGACGGAGGAAATCCTTCAAATTGTCAATGATTTTAGGCTTGCTGCAAGGAACGCTATGGAAGCTGGTAATTCCTCATGAGCTAAATATTTTATCTTTGCAAAAAAGATTAAGTTGGTTTTAATTTAAGCATTGTAGGTTGTATTTGATTTGCTAAATGCATAGGAGATGAAAAAAagtttcctgaaaaaaaaaaatttattcaaactAATACCAAATTTGTTTTATGAAACaaattagtaaaaaattattaatagtTGTACTCCTGCTTTAATGTTCATCTCGTAAATGGgaagattttcttttcctctgtTTGTAGTGAAAACACAAGAAAGGGAAGTCATTGATCTAGGTAATCCTTGATTTGAACAATTAAGCTTGATTGGCTTTCAAAACTGAAGGGGAAAAAATTGAAGGTTTCTACATTTACTTATCGAAGGGCCCTGAAAGCATACACTTCAGCTAtgtgaaaaaaatatatgtataatttatctTGAATTGAACTCAATCTATGGGTAGTTTCTTCGATAAATTAGTTGAATGCTTTTAGCATTATGATGCTTAATTCATTTTTAATATGGTAGGAACAAATCTTATTGAACGAACTCTGCATATAATATCCCGTGGAAATAAAATGGCTCCCCTATGGTCACAGCTTTTGAAGGAATATTTTTTTATCGTTCAAAGTTGATGGCATTGCTAAACTTGATGGTATAGGAgtagttttgaattttttgaaatgatGTCATTCCAAATTTCTATAATTGCTATTGTTGTATACTTGTACTAAGTATTGACCCATTTGCGCTAATTGCATGTTTGGTTTATAGAAGTGGAATGAAATCATGTGGAATGGAATTGAATTTATCACTGGAATTATTCATTTTCtgcattcaaattttcattccatacCATTCCTACCCCATTCCATTCAGCAAACCAAACATGACGTAAAGGATCATTCCCAACTACTGAATTCCATGGTTGTACAAAATGCAATGTGAAGGTTGATTCAACAAAATATTGGGAGCTGGGAAGGAAGTGATCCTTGCTAACAGTTGCAGTGCATCACTTGGGTCATTTCAATATTGTTACTCTTACAATTGAAGTAGAATCATGATAAGCCGACAAATCAATCTTGTTCTGCAAGAATGGCTCAATGAATTTTCATAAGCCATGGCTTGAACCTATTTTTTTGGTAATTCTAAGCATGGGCTAAGGTTGCTGGCCACTTCTTTTTTTCCTCTCTACAATGATGCTTATTTGATGTATAGGTTTTGATGGAGTGGAGATTCATGGAGCTCATGGCTACCTAATTGACCAGTTTCTTAAAGACCAAGTCAATGACCGAACTGACCAATATGGCGGATCTTTGGAAAATCGTTGCCGATTTGCTCTAGAAGTAGTCGAAGCAGTTGTTAATGAGGTAGGACCAGATAGAGTTGGGATAAGGCTCTCTCCCTTTGCAGACTATATGGAATCAGGAGACTCAAATCCTAGAGCTCTAGGCCTTCATATGGTTGAATCCTTGAACAAATATGGAATTCTGTACTGCCACATGGTTGAGCCCAGGATGAAAACACTAGGAGAAAAAAGTGAAAACCCTGAAAGCCTTCTACCCATGAGAGAGGCTTTCAAGGGTACTTTCATTTCGGCGGGTGGCTATGGCAGGGAAGATGGGAACAATGCAGTGGCTACGAACCGTACTGATC
The Malania oleifera isolate guangnan ecotype guangnan chromosome 13, ASM2987363v1, whole genome shotgun sequence DNA segment above includes these coding regions:
- the LOC131146571 gene encoding 12-oxophytodienoate reductase 2-like; amino-acid sequence: MLLSAGSRVPSALHSINTRRISINHSFNLSNRKREITRDNQRQREIKMGYTKVQGQDAEEEKSIVPLLSPYKMGKFNLSHRIVLAPLTRQRSFNNVPQPHAILYYSQRTTKGGLLIAEATGISDTAQGYPDTPGIWTKEQVEAWKPIVDAVHAKGGIFFCQIWHTGRVSNEGFQPNGQAPISSTDKPLTPQLSANALDVEQFSPPRRLKTEEILQIVNDFRLAARNAMEAGFDGVEIHGAHGYLIDQFLKDQVNDRTDQYGGSLENRCRFALEVVEAVVNEVGPDRVGIRLSPFADYMESGDSNPRALGLHMVESLNKYGILYCHMVEPRMKTLGEKSENPESLLPMREAFKGTFISAGGYGREDGNNAVATNRTDLVAFGRLFLANPDLPRRFQLNARLNKYNRDTFYTPEPVIGYTDYPFLETSA